Below is a window of Phenylobacterium koreense DNA.
ACGACGAATACGTCGCCCTTCGCAAGCAGATCGACACCATCGCCAACAACGCGGTGTTCGACGGGATCAACCTGATCTCCGCCGGCTCAACGGGCGCGGTTCGGGCGCTCGCCAACACCGACGCGACCGCGACGATCAACATCGACCATGTCGACCTCTCGACCACGGGATCGGCGATCTCCGGCACGCTCACCGACCTGCTCGGCGGCGTGGCCACCGCCGACATCGCCGCCATCGAGGCCGCCAGCCAGAAGGTGTCGTCGGCGCTGTCGAAGATCGGCGTGGGCGCCAGGGCGCTCGACCGCCAGTTCGAGATGAGCTCGAAGCTGCAGGACAACTACGAGGCCGGGATCGGCAACCTGGTCGACGCCGACATGGCCAAGGAGGCCGCGCGGCTGGCGGCGATCGAGGTCAAGCAGCAACTCGCGCTTGA
It encodes the following:
- a CDS encoding flagellin; the protein is MPLNSVNTNTGAMIALQNLNAINREYAEVQNRLATGLKVAGPKDNPAIWAIAQNMRAEFKSLDAVKNSLQRGQAIADTAMTAAESISDILGQMKEKALAATEAGLSTATRQALNDEYVALRKQIDTIANNAVFDGINLISAGSTGAVRALANTDATATINIDHVDLSTTGSAISGTLTDLLGGVATADIAAIEAASQKVSSALSKIGVGARALDRQFEMSSKLQDNYEAGIGNLVDADMAKEAARLAAIEVKQQLALEALRIANQAPSYLLALFR